A section of the Brachyhypopomus gauderio isolate BG-103 chromosome 13, BGAUD_0.2, whole genome shotgun sequence genome encodes:
- the LOC143473750 gene encoding uncharacterized protein LOC143473750 has product MEFEPNDKIPPVNPSISGVSQVSQSQVSIYSLEGYSKNGSSRQNSDTISDDFHTQSNVKNAVITPETKMSNVQISSKLTSNIMPDNILMEMNEPITKVINLNSNFLSSDLPDMAVQRQSSLQSNSPSIKKSDEGFSPITKEELKVQDVAKVIDSDNIILGIMKNCETLEKTEDCVNKKITECSQYHNNAHCKAEIPFHKRHEELDVMSKTVTSTEELTEQQEVFEALDLSLPKKKARDNKEKCKWILDSGYEGSLLMEVDEIEDDSQHVEVEQDEDVEECWCPLRNENDLNNFYMENWQEHPSVSHAAIPSTPCASFLSPDANDMLLIDDQGIPYTLTPDGQKVPQIDLSEVPKASSEQIRSESVQSDIESSGAVQDSDNYHELFLPNPPLNSSPGPSTETSEDTLRVEKKSSQDSAVQARPAALPAVSSLPSVPIQIVASNTGSNTPILLLPQSQLQTLSSSASNANPGIMALSLPFALAQNPQSSPVFLVLSTPQVSCGIQSSSLSGQFTQISSASTVALSTPSGSLSLKPEPVSCTTTTTTTTTATTNLSGQNKPCKLSSSVPTSPTASSSTSSVTSTSPTKQQRTKICSDTPSSFREALLRLAVSAEQKDENQPECTDAPSALTPSSCSEATQSHSPSTTNGLEEHSNAEQVSSPTSDPASFSVDQTDSLLSPVSNEDFLPQSSTSPPPTSPIFPTNHPTNQDTQALGPRRILYCQYCPRVFYYLSDLERHSITHSQNKPHVCQLCGKAFKRSSHLERHKHIHTGQRNFVCQLCPRRFREAAELTRHQRVHTGEKPFQCLLCHMRFAERNTLRRHTKRKHQGQQQEAMNMKVKPETEGVSIVGMQGQQEENAEWYSSTVTEMESDNDTGGE; this is encoded by the coding sequence ATGGAATTTGAGCCTAATGACAAAATACCCCCAGTGAATCCTTCCATCTCAGGAGTATCCCAGGTATCCCAGAGTCAGGTAAGCATTTATAGTTTAGAAGGTTACAGCAAGAACGGGTCATCAAGACAAAATTCTGATACAATTTCAGATGATTTCCATACTCAATCAAATGTTAAAAATGCCGTCATCACTCCAGAAACCAAAATGAGCaatgtacaaatatcttcaaaattGACGTCCAACATCATGCCTGACAACATTTTAATGGAGATGAATGAACCAATAACCAAAGTCATAAATCTCAATTCCAACTTCTTATCAAGTGATTTACCAGACATGGCAGTACAAAGACAATCCTCTTTACAAAGCAATTCTCCTAGTATCAAAAAATCTGATGAAGGTTTCAGTCCCATTACCAAAGAGGAGTTGAAGGTACAAGATGTTGCAAAAGTTATTGACTCTGATAATATAATTCTTGGAATAATGAAAAACTGTGAGACACTTGAAAAGACTGAAGACtgtgtaaacaaaaaaataacagaATGCAGTCAATATCATAACAATGCTCACTGTAAAGCAGAAATCCCTTTTCACAAAAGACACGAAGAACTTGATGTGATGTCTAAGACTGTGACAAGTACCGAAGAACTCACAGAGCAACAAGAGGTGTTTGAAGCACTGGATTTAAGCTTGCCAAAAAAGAAGGCCAGGGATAACAAAGAAAAATGCAAGTGGATTCTCGATTCTGGATATGAGGGTTCCTTACTTATGGAGGTAGATGAGATTGAGGATGATTCTCAACATGTAGAAGTGGAGCAAGATGAGGACGTTGAGGAGTGCTGGTGTCCTTTAAGGAATGAAAATGATTTGAACAATTTCTACATGGAAAATTGGCAGGAGCACCCTTCTGTTTCACATGCAGCCATACCATCTACACCCTGTGCCAGCTTTTTGTCCCCTGATGCAAATGATATGCTCCTTATAGATGACCAAGGCATTCCCTACACACTTACCCCAGATGGTCAAAAAGTTCCCCAGATAGATCTTTCCGAAGTGCCAAAAGCTTCCTCCGAGCAGATACGCTCTGAATCTGTACAGTCTGATATTGAGTCATCTGGGGCTGTCCAAGATTCTGACAATTACCATGAGTTATTTCTTCCAAACCCACCTTTAAACTCATCTCCTGGTCCTTCAACAGAAACCTCAGAAGATACCTTAAGGGTGGAAAAGAAATCTTCTCAAGACTCTGCTGTTCAAGCTAGGCCAGCAGCCTTACCGGCTGTGTCTAGCTTGCCTTCTGTTCCTATACAGATTGTGGCTAGTAACACTGGATCAAACACTCCCATCCTCCTCCTTCCTCAATCTCAGCTTCAGACCCTTTCGTCATCAGCATCTAATGCTAATCCAGGAATTATGGCTCTGTCGTTGCCTTTTGCTCTTGCTCAGAATCCACAGTCCTCACCAGTCTTTCTTGTTCTTTCAACTCCTCAAGTGTCCTGTGGAATTCAATCTTCCTCATTATCAGGGCAGTTCACTCAGATTTCCTCTGCATCcactgttgcactttccacgCCTTCAGGTTCTCTTAGCCTTAAACCAGAACCAGTCTcctgtactactactactactactactactactgctactactaacCTCTCAGGACAAAATAAGCCCTGTAAACTTTCTTCGTCTGTCCCTACCTCACCCACTGCATCCTCCAGCACCTCCTCAGTGACCTCTACAAGTCCCACTAAGCAACAGAGAACCAAAATCTGTTCCGATACCCCCAGTTCTTTTCGGGAAGCACTGCTTCGATTAGCGGTTTCTGCTGAACAAAAAGATGAAAACCAACCTGAATGCACTGATGCGCCTTCAGCCCTTACCCCGTCGTCCTGTAGTGAAGCAACCCAGTCACATTCTCCCTCAACAACTAATGGTCTAGAGGAACATAGCAACGCTGAACAAGTGTCGTCACCAACCTCGGATCCAGCTTCTTTCTCAGTGGACCAAACGGACTCTTTATTAAGCCCCGTCTCTAACGAAGACTTTCTACCACAGTCATCCACTTCCCCTCCTCCAACATCACCCATATTTCCTACCAACCATCCGACAAACCAGGATACGCAGGCATTAGGCCCACGTCGCATTCTTTACTGCCAGTACTGTCCAAGGGTTTTCTACTACCTCTCAGACCTTGAACGCCactccatcacccactctcaaAACAAGCCACACGTGTGCCAGCTGTGTGGAAAGGCCTTTAAACGCTCAAGCCATCTGGAGCGACATAAGCATATCCACACAGGCCAGCGGAACTTTGTTTGCCAGCTTTGCCCAAGGCGTTTCCGAGAGGCCGCAGAGCTAACGAGGCACCAGCGGGTACACACAGGCGAGAAACCTTTCCAGTGTCTCTTGTGCCACATGCGGTTTGCTGAGCGCAACACCCTACGGCGACACACTAAGCGCAAACACCAGGGTCAGCAGCAGGAGGCAATGAACATGAAGGTAAAACCAGAAACTGAAGGGGTCTCCATTGTGGGTATGCAGGGGCAACAGGAAGAGAATGCAGAGTGGTATAGCTCAACAGTGACTGAGATGGAATCTGACAATGATACAGGAGGAGaatga